From the Corvus cornix cornix isolate S_Up_H32 chromosome 21, ASM73873v5, whole genome shotgun sequence genome, the window TGGTGTCCTGCAGAATTGATACGGTTTTATTAGTTGATGGAATCTACCACTCTAATAATATATCTGTCTCAAAATGACAAATAGTTTTCAAACATTTGaaacactgaatatttaaaaaaaattaggaatcATTTGAGAAGATGCAGAACACAACAGTATGGTAGTCAGTCAGTCAGGGACTAGTGAAAGAGCTCAGCTTTGTCTGCAGCACCACCATTTGAACCTTTTGGTGGGCTTTTAGTCCTTGAAAAAGATTGGCTATTAATGGCACCAAACTAACAGCTGGTTAATCTTCTCTTTGGGTTGGGTGCTTCAAGTGAATATCTTCTGTGAATAGTTATAGGCTGTATTTTTGCACTGCCTCTGTATCACTGCCAGGATCTCCTGCAGACCTTGACTATTCATTCTTGTTTCTCACCAGATGAGTAACTGgagttttcctctttgtttaAAGGGACAGACAGCACAGACACGGAATGTAAACCTTGTCCTCCTGGCACGTTTTCCCCTGAGGAATCCTACAACACCAGCTGTACACCCCATTCCATGTGAGCCAGTGTTCTGTCCAAAGCGGCCTTAACTATGCAGGgctttctgtctttcctgacttctctttctgtctcttgcAGTTGTAAATCAGTGGTTGttcctgggaacagcaggaatgACACTGTTTGCAGTGACTCAGGAACAGCCACAGTTCTGCCTCACACCATTTTGAACCTACTCCTGACCCAAAGCTCAGCTTCCCACAAACCTGAAATAATAACTCAACCTGTCACGTTAAACTCTGTACCTGACCTGTCCCACATCACCGGTGAGCTTTAACTCATTTAAAGTCACTTTTGTGTGCCCGGAAACCAAGTTTATATTTAGTTCTCAGTGTCTCTCCAAGACCAGTCACCTGTACCCAAACAGAACCTCAGAAGAACTCAATTAATTCAATGTGACACTGCTTGGAGTGAGCTGCATTTTTACCTGTGCATCTGCACTATCCTAGTCCTtgtaaatctgaaaatatttctaaaaaaactCCGAACTAGATTATACAAGGCATCTCCTGAGAATTGTTGCTATAGCTGGTAGAAAAGGTATCTTATATTCTGGACTGAGGCAAACCTGACCTGGTGAGAGGTCTTTGGAGTCTTCTGTCAGCCTTTCCTGAGACAGGAGGTCCTGACAGCATTCCCAGGTTGGATGTGTTCTCTCCTGTTCACAGCCCATCCAGAAGGCAGAGATGTTTAGGAGCATTCTGAGCTACCTTGCCCTGTATGTGACAAACTTGCTTGCCTGGAGAAATACCTTTTGTGACCAAGGCCAAAACTCTGTCCTCCCTTTTCGGGAGAGGAGAATTCATTTTTATGAAGTGGTAATGACTGGAATGAGACTTTGGTATCTGACAATTAGGGCATCAAATATGAATGTCAGACATACACAATACTTGTAAATTTAGCTTTTGTAGGCATGGGCAGAAACTACAAAACTGCCTTTTTCTAATTAGATCCTTTGTTAGATCAACCTGCTaaataatttctcctctttatttattttcaggagcAGTAGCAGGGCCACTGTTATTGGTCCTGATAATTGCTATTTTGGGGTATTGCTTAGTCTCAAACAAAAAAGGTAAGattcattaaatgaaaacaagcaaatcTGTAAAAACTGGGAAGTCACCTTATTTCCCATTAATTTGAGCCTGGTGGTTGATTGAAGTTAGTGTCTTAGAAGATGCCAGCTTTCTTCAAATCTGTCTTGTTCCTCAGATTTTAGGTAATTGTCTAAACACACAAAAGCTTTGGAGTTGGACAACTGTGCAACAATTGTGCTTCTACTGAAGCTTGTTAAATATTCGGTACTTCATCGTTTAAATATTAGACAATTTCAGGTGTCATAATTAAACTGTGGTTTATTGTCATCAATACATTTTCTCGCTGACACTATACAAGCAAAATTATGAATTCATGCAGAGGCTTCTCTTTGCTTCCTGGCTAAATTTAAGTCACAAAATTAATACAATACAGCTTTCAATGTTTTCAAACTGTCTGTAATAAGTGTACATTTGGAGTTTATTCCAGGAGCATGGGATCACTCAGCCTAGTTTAGGGTGCAGCTGTTGCAAATGGGACAGGTTTGGGTGCTAATGAACTAACTGTCTTTGCTCACTTGCAGCCCTTGTGTACTCTGCACCAGCTACAGAAGCAGATTTGGTGAGCGTCCtctctttccatctcttccatttcttcaaAAGTTATACAGAAATCATAAATTCTCACCTAATTACAAGTAGAAGAAAACtgcacagcaggaagaaaactggAGTGAGAATGGGGTGGTTTGGTCCTCAAGCCAGGGTGTAAGATGTACCTTATATACCCCACATAATGTCCCACCCTCACTTTATGTGAGGCTAAAATCAGCAGTAAAACACAGGTGGGGTTTGGAAAACCAGAATTTACAGCCTTTGGTCCCTAAGTAATCAGAGTAGTGCTGTGGGTGCCTTCAGGAGATGGGTTCATTTTGTGGAACCCCTAATGAGATGTTACAAATTTTACTTACAGTCATCActatgcaaatgaaaataattatagaatggcttgggttggaaaggaccttaaagctcctctAGTTCCAATCATCAGTGGTTTCTTTAGCTGCCAAAATACTGACCAAAaagtgggctttttttttttaaagattaatgttttgcatttctctgcaaATGTTCTAGCCTTTTCCCCCTCCAGAAAAACAGTGTGACAAAAAAGTGAGAGATACAGAATTGCAGAACTCTAGGAGTTCTGAACAGGAGCAACAGCATCTCTTGGAAACTTCTGGATCCAGCAGTAGTGTCCTGAATAATCCAACTGGATCTGCAAGCATCagtgtaataaataaaaagaatgatgaaagaaaaaacccagaaggaTTTCAGCAGCAACATTCACCTCCAGAAGGTTCTAAACTCCACAGTGGAGACAGACACAGCTCTGTGAGTTCAGGTAGGAATGATTCTGAACAATCCAGAACCTCTTGAAATTTGATTATCAGTTATGAATCTTTTTAGCAGAAGTTTAAATGGCAGGATAAAACATATGAGTCCGgttcagcagagagaaaatttagtagcttttgaaaagaaaaagtgattgTTTTAAGTTGCCACCCTGAGACAGTAAAGAGAGAGTTTTCCCAGTGGAGAAACAGGTATTTAGGGACTAGGGGATCACGTGGTTGGTGAGTGGAAGTAGGAGTCAAAGGGAGCAGTTACAGAAGAACATTGTCAATAGCATTTGAAATGACAACAGATGGGCAAGGAATTGTTTGCAATCCAGGGCTCTGCATTCATTTTTGTAGCCTTTATTTCTGGGGTGATATGTGGATTTTATGGTACCAGTAAAACCCACTAAAATGTTACAGAACCAACTCCACCAGCTTGACTAAATTAAGTGAAGCAAAAAGATACTGAGTGTCTATTTTAACTGTAGGTCAAAGAGCTGGATAAAGAATCCAGCTGTCCCATTCTGGTTTCATTCTTCCATGTTTAATGTGTTGTATATTTATTTGACAGAACATTCTGGTAACGGAGGAACGCAGGTGAATGTGACGTGTATTGTTAAGTTTTGCAGCCCtgactgcagctcccagtgccccgAGCAGACTAGTTCAACTAGAAGGGATTATGGAAGCACTCCCTGTTATTCCCCAACAGGGGAAGAAACTCCcctttcaaaagaagaaaatgccttgaaaaaagaaactgaaattcacATCGCAGTGGAAAATGAGGACAATTTACTTCAAGACTTACTTCCACAAGAAATGAAGGTTCCTCTGGGTATTCAAGATGCTGGGATGAAAACTAGTTAAAGGAAATTACAGATCATATGCTGATTAACTGATAAAATTAATCAAACAATCTCTGGTGTTATAAAACAAACCTCATGGTAAATGTAGCTTTCTTACAGAGATTTGAAATTTCAGATGAATATAGACACTGATGCTTTTGAGGTTTCCAGTCTCTTCTGTCACTTTGCAGTTTAAAAGACAAAGcattcaaattttttaaaatttaatggcCAGCTCCTCCCTTTCTTCAGTGATACTCTAGAAGGACCTTTATGAGACttgaaaaggaacatttttcgAACTTTATGCCATTAAGTTTTCTCCTCAGTCTTCTTGTGGTGATAATTTGGGTTCAGGTCTGCCACATTTCAAGAACATGGCTGTGACCAGCACTTCTAAGGGACTGGAGTTAATTTATCATTCTTTCAGTGCTCAGGAATCATCTGtttgatttgaattttaaagcttttgcaTTCAGTTTCCTATCCCCTATCTTAGTTATCTTTGGAAATATCCTCCTGgatatttcttttgttattacagtttgttttttctcattatcaGACCAAATTTCTCAAGTACATACAGGGTATCAGGAAGTGAAATCTTTTACACAAGCGTTTTTTACAACTAAAATTACAACTGTTGTGTCTAAACAACAGCATTTCATTCTCTGTATGTAGTTCATTTTGTTTTAGAAGGGAAAACCTAGATAGAACTGTTGTTATCTTGGAGTAGGAAGTAAGTTCCTTTTGTTGACAACTCTAGAGTTTGTCACCTTTGTGTCCTGGCTGATGTAACATGTTTCCCCAATTGATCCTGACCTCATTTTTGAGGTAAACCATAAATCCAAAGTATTTTCCCTGTGTTCAGTGACTATTAGAGCAGATCCCTGTGATTATCTTTGTCAGATAGCTCACTGCCCTCAGGTGGCAGAGCATCATCCGTAATAAACGGAATTTACTGAAACTGCAGAACCTGAAAATCCTGTTCTCCTTCACTGCTTGATGACGCTGGAGCTCCAACCACCTCTTACAGAAAATTAGTGGAGGTTCTCCTTGAATTAAGTGGTTTGGAAGCCAATATTTAGAAACCCACTTCCcataattatattttacatcTGTGATTTAACTGTCAATTGTGGTGGCTGTGTTCAACCAGAATCTGCAATCCAGAGTCTGAATCCCATGGGAGTGAAGTCATACAATGACAGGTAACTCTTGTTTTATGCCATAAAAACACTGTTGGACTATGTGATCGCTGTACTTCCCACTGAACTGTCCTAATCTATTTCAAGATAGACACAGTGGTTGTTTCTGAGGCCTGAGACGTAAAAAGATCTTTTGGAATAACATTTATTCTATTGCTACAAAAGAGTattcaaattttgaaaatacagattttaaactTACACGAAAGTTATGAGGTTGCTGATATTATTTCTGGAACTGGGAACTGACAAACAGGTCTGTAGTTCTACTATGAAGAAACTTTTTACAAATGTATACTAAACTTACACTTGAAGGTAGTTTCAGGAGACTTTGAAAATGGGCACATTGAAACTACTACAGAACTGAAGGATTTAGGcaagaacataatttttcacaGCACTTTGAACCTCTTGTGCCGtaatatttctgtcattttttctcCGTCAGCTCCCATTATTGGCGCCATATTGAAGCAGCAAAGGAAGATTTTTGAAGAAGTTTAAAAACGTTAAAAAAGAGGATCCTGTTAAAATAGTTAATTTACTGAGTTTTCAAATTAAGGAGCTGTCACAGAGAGAAAAGCCATGTTTTATGTTGAAGTAGGAAAAATGAGCCTGCATTTGCTTATACAAAGtatgaaaaaaccaaaccaaaacgAGAAACATATCTTTTTATAGATATATGTATCGTCAAGTTTCCTGACCTctttattaaacaaaattcGGATTTCAGCGTGGCTCTCTCACTGCACAGGTTACCTATCGCAGCTGGCCGAGCGCGCTGAGGTTGTTACTGAGGAGccgctgctcctgcagcctgcgGGGCACTGACTGCGGGGGCCTCTGCCGCTCCTTCTCTTCAGCCCGGCTGGCCCAGGGCCCTGCGCGGGCCCCGGTCGCTTTTCGACCCCAAACCCGTCCGTTTTCAGCCCATTCCCGCGGGCcgggcctggcctggcctggcctccCCTGTCTGGCGGCGGTCCGGGCCCCGCCCCAGGGGCGTTACCGGGCCCCGCCCGCAGGGGGCGGTGCCGCCGCCCCATCGATCGCTCGGCGCTCCCGCACCCGGGCGCGCCCCCGCGACGGCCTGGCGCCCGGCGCCCCCCGCTCGCAGCGCAGGTGAGTCCGGGGCTCCCGAGGGGCCCCcggggggcacagggaggacTCGGGGTGCCCTCGGCCCCgctgcccttccctcctgcGTCAGCCGCCGCTCCCTCTCTGCGGGTCCGGCATGAGGGGCCCCTCCCTGCCGCACGCCGCTAGCggcgccccgccccgccccggggTGGGTGGGCGAGGGGCGGCCGCGGTGCGTCCGGGTCCTTGCGCCCACCGCGGGGCGGGGAGGGCAGCGCTGGCCCGGCCGCGGGGGTCTCAGCCTCGCGCTGGGGCCTGGGAGTCCCTCAGGGCCTCCCCGCCCGGCGCGGGCCGTTCGCCGCCTCATGCTCCGCGGGGCTTCCCCGGGGTCCGTCCCGCTCCGCCGGGCAAGGTGACCTTTCGCTTCCTCCCCGGCACGCGGTGCGAGCACACAGGTCTCTGCTGCCGATGCCTCGTGTCCCCGGCACTGCCCCGGAGGCTCCTTCCCGCCCGGTTTTGGGTACCGGGGCGCTGCAAGAGCCCCCCGGCCCTCCGGCTGCTGCCCTGACACCTGCCCCGGCTCCGCGGCTGCAGGGCTTGCTCTGCCTCCCCCTGCGGAATATTGCATCCTTTTTTCAGCAAGAAAGGAGCTCGCTTTGAGCCAGGGCCTGGTTTGGGCTTTGGTTCTCACCCTGACGGTTCTTTTTGTACTGTGTGTGTTAAGGAAATTACAAAACTGTCATTGAAAATACGTGCCTTGTTTTAAttcccagggcagcactgggaagctCAGCAGTGCACTACAGagctaaaaatataaaagccttaaaacatttgaaagatTCCTATATGGTTAGTTATGTCCCACGAGTTTAGGTTAAGGATGTGATGTactttatttacagtttttagGGTGACTTCAGGTATGGTTCATGCGCCAGAGGGTTTCAGTCACTGGGATGTTGATCTCGGCTGTGCTTAAATGTTTCTTCACgatcttttctctgctttggttCCAAACACCGGGAGATTCCTTttttaattgactttttttttttaatgacgGTGTAACAAAGATGACTGTATATGCTTTTGTTTGATCTTGAGCTTGTTATCACTTTTATTAGAATAAAAACCTGTAATATAAGCTTGGTGACCCAAGAGAATGAATGCTTAGTCTTTATTTTGTGGAATAATAGTATTGTTTTGGAAAATTGTTGAGAaattttacaaaggcaaaaCTGTTAAACACATTTTATGTGAAGTCACATGCCTGAGTTGAATCGGACTTGCCTGtgctattttctgtttcattcttcAGGACAGCCTAGTTTCACTTTCAGCCCTTAGAAAAAGCCTTTCATTACTTCCTAGGTTCTGGTTATTTAATTTAACTATTAGTTAAGTATTTTCactacctttttaaaaaagaaataaaagtttaaatgGGGTTGCCTAGAATCAAGCGAGCGTCATAATGAGAAAACTCTAAATCttaatgcaaaatttaaaatg encodes:
- the LOC104693363 gene encoding tumor necrosis factor receptor superfamily member 1B, which gives rise to MGLRWALLPALLPALLPVLTRAAAGREYSLPYTPQFAQCNDPSTEFYDEELNKCCSQCPPGQYRTGSCSDTVDTKCSPCRPKTYTAIWNHSPQCFACSPPCKKGLVQNQTCTRSQDRVCSCPPHKYCVSKLDEYCEVCRAHKKCGKGYRVSRKGTDSTDTECKPCPPGTFSPEESYNTSCTPHSICKSVVVPGNSRNDTVCSDSGTATVLPHTILNLLLTQSSASHKPEIITQPVTLNSVPDLSHITGAVAGPLLLVLIIAILGYCLVSNKKALVYSAPATEADLPFPPPEKQCDKKVRDTELQNSRSSEQEQQHLLETSGSSSSVLNNPTGSASISVINKKNDERKNPEGFQQQHSPPEGSKLHSGDRHSSVSSEHSGNGGTQVNVTCIVKFCSPDCSSQCPEQTSSTRRDYGSTPCYSPTGEETPLSKEENALKKETEIHIAVENEDNLLQDLLPQEMKVPLGIQDAGMKTS